One genomic region from Bacillus aquiflavi encodes:
- a CDS encoding YqzL family protein: protein MLDFTWKVFLQTGNIDTYLLFKEIEKEKQDIPSSQDEELADVDFPIS from the coding sequence ATGTTAGATTTTACCTGGAAAGTCTTTTTGCAAACAGGTAACATTGATACTTATCTTCTCTTTAAAGAAATTGAGAAAGAAAAGCAAGACATACCCAGTAGTCAGGATGAAGAGCTAGCAGATGTTGATTTTCCCATTTCATAG
- the rpoD gene encoding RNA polymerase sigma factor RpoD: MAEKSAHSKEIDSELTFEQVKDQLTELGKKRGDLAYEVIADRLSNFELDSHQIDEFYEHLSDQGIELTGDNEESDPNHQELSKEEEEFDLNDLSVPPGVKINDPVRMYLKEIGRVDLLSAEEEVELAKRIEQGDEEAKRRLAEANLRLVVSIAKRYVGRGMLFLDLIQEGNMGLIKAVEKFDYEKGYKFSTYATWWIRQAITRAIADQARTIRIPVHMVETINKLIRVQRQLLQDLGREPTPEEIAEDMDLTPEKVREILKIAQEPVSLETPIGEEDDSHLGDFIEDQDATSPSDHAAYELLKEQLEDVLDTLTDREENVLRLRFGLDDGRTRTLEEVGKVFGVTRERIRQIEAKALRKLRHPSRSKRLKDFLE; encoded by the coding sequence ATGGCTGAAAAATCAGCGCATTCAAAAGAAATTGATTCTGAATTAACTTTTGAACAAGTGAAGGATCAATTGACTGAACTGGGAAAAAAGCGCGGTGACCTTGCTTATGAGGTAATTGCCGATCGTTTGTCCAATTTTGAACTCGATTCTCATCAAATTGATGAGTTTTATGAACACTTAAGTGATCAAGGTATTGAACTTACCGGAGATAATGAAGAGAGTGATCCGAATCACCAAGAGCTGTCGAAAGAGGAAGAAGAATTTGATTTAAATGATTTAAGTGTCCCCCCAGGTGTGAAAATAAACGATCCAGTACGAATGTATTTGAAAGAAATCGGTCGAGTGGATCTATTATCTGCTGAAGAAGAGGTCGAGCTTGCAAAACGAATTGAACAGGGTGACGAAGAAGCAAAGCGTCGTCTTGCTGAAGCAAACCTTCGTCTTGTCGTAAGTATTGCTAAGAGATATGTTGGACGCGGTATGCTTTTCTTAGATTTGATCCAAGAAGGCAATATGGGTTTAATTAAAGCTGTCGAAAAATTCGATTATGAAAAGGGATATAAGTTTAGTACGTATGCAACTTGGTGGATACGTCAAGCGATCACTCGTGCAATTGCTGATCAGGCAAGAACGATTCGTATTCCTGTTCATATGGTTGAAACGATAAACAAGCTTATTCGTGTACAGCGCCAATTATTGCAAGATCTTGGTCGTGAACCTACACCAGAAGAAATTGCTGAAGATATGGATTTAACTCCAGAAAAAGTTCGTGAAATTTTAAAAATCGCTCAAGAGCCAGTATCATTAGAAACTCCGATTGGAGAAGAAGATGATTCTCACCTAGGTGATTTTATTGAGGATCAAGATGCAACTTCTCCTTCAGATCATGCGGCCTACGAGTTATTAAAAGAACAGCTTGAAGATGTTCTCGATACTTTAACAGATCGAGAAGAAAATGTTCTCCGGCTACGCTTCGGCCTTGATGATGGACGTACTCGTACTTTAGAAGAAGTCGGTAAAGTATTTGGTGTTACTCGTGAACGAATACGGCAAATCGAGGCAAAAGCGTTGCGTAAATTAAGACATCCAAGCCGGAGTAAACGGTTAAAGGATTTTTTAGAATAA
- the dnaG gene encoding DNA primase produces the protein MTERISEEKLSEIRHSVDIVDVIGEHVQLKKQGRNYFGLCPFHGENTPSFSVSPDKQIFHCFGCGAGGDVFSFLMDIEGITFIEAVQKLASKGNIDLPTISSSLKKESAVSKETKRMIEVHELLRKFYHHLLVNTKDGQHAFEYLHERGFTKESLEKFQIGYALDSWDFMTNFLTRRGYSVSFLEKTGLIIKREKTQSYFDRFRNRIMFPIIDHKGNTIAFSGRSLGTEEPKYLNSPETAIFNKSKILYNFHLARQSIRKTEQVVLFEGFADVISAYSSDVLNGVATMGTSLTEAHVATIRRNSNFVTICYDSDQAGVEAAYRAATMLEEAGCNVKIAMLPEGYDPDDYIKQYGKDKFRNDVIGASLTVMSFKLQYYRRGKNLQNEGDQLLYIEEVLKEISMLDKAVERDHYLRQLATEFSLSLEALKQQQRQIYFARKRNGEKQKTLQKDMFLSSHLNQLKPAYHTAERHLIAHMLRSIDLAYKVQQLLQGNTFNIDEHQAIFTYLLGFYEEGHDPNPSAFITFLQDGKLKRIVANIEMMSISDELSEQELSDYIKQVLNYQKMLKIREKEVEEKEAERQKDFLKAATIAMEIIQLRKSL, from the coding sequence ATGACAGAGCGGATTTCTGAAGAAAAATTAAGTGAAATTCGTCACTCAGTTGATATTGTCGATGTTATAGGTGAACATGTCCAACTAAAAAAGCAGGGTCGAAACTATTTTGGATTATGTCCTTTCCATGGGGAAAACACACCGTCATTCTCCGTTTCACCAGATAAACAAATTTTTCACTGTTTTGGATGCGGTGCAGGTGGGGATGTTTTTTCTTTTTTAATGGATATTGAAGGAATAACTTTTATTGAAGCTGTTCAAAAGCTTGCAAGTAAGGGAAACATTGATCTACCAACAATTTCTTCCTCCTTAAAGAAGGAAAGTGCTGTCTCAAAAGAAACAAAGCGAATGATCGAGGTTCATGAGCTATTGCGTAAATTTTACCATCATCTTCTTGTCAATACAAAAGATGGTCAACATGCTTTTGAATATTTACATGAAAGAGGATTTACAAAAGAATCACTTGAAAAGTTTCAAATTGGCTATGCTTTAGATTCATGGGATTTTATGACGAATTTTTTAACTAGACGAGGTTATTCTGTTTCTTTTTTGGAAAAAACCGGATTGATCATTAAAAGGGAAAAAACACAATCATATTTTGATCGTTTTCGAAATCGAATTATGTTTCCAATTATTGATCATAAAGGAAATACGATTGCTTTTTCGGGGAGGTCGCTGGGGACAGAAGAACCTAAATATTTAAACAGCCCTGAGACGGCAATCTTTAATAAGAGTAAAATTTTATACAATTTCCATTTAGCAAGGCAATCAATCCGTAAAACCGAGCAAGTTGTGTTGTTTGAAGGTTTTGCAGATGTAATCTCAGCATATAGTTCTGATGTTTTAAACGGAGTTGCGACGATGGGAACTTCTTTAACAGAAGCCCATGTAGCAACGATACGACGAAACAGCAACTTTGTAACAATATGTTATGACTCTGATCAAGCAGGAGTCGAAGCGGCATATCGAGCTGCCACCATGTTAGAAGAAGCTGGCTGTAATGTAAAAATAGCAATGCTGCCTGAAGGTTATGACCCTGATGACTACATTAAACAATACGGTAAAGATAAATTTCGAAACGATGTAATAGGGGCAAGTTTGACGGTTATGTCCTTTAAACTGCAATACTATCGGCGTGGAAAAAACCTTCAGAATGAAGGAGATCAGCTTCTTTATATAGAAGAGGTATTAAAAGAAATTAGTATGCTCGATAAGGCTGTTGAGAGGGATCATTATTTACGGCAGCTAGCGACTGAGTTTTCCCTTTCTTTAGAGGCATTAAAACAACAGCAGAGGCAAATATATTTTGCAAGAAAAAGAAACGGTGAAAAACAGAAAACATTACAAAAAGACATGTTTTTGAGCAGTCACCTAAATCAATTAAAACCTGCTTACCATACAGCAGAAAGGCATTTAATTGCCCATATGCTTCGAAGCATCGACTTAGCATATAAAGTACAACAACTACTTCAAGGCAATACTTTTAACATCGATGAACACCAAGCAATTTTCACATATTTACTCGGATTTTATGAAGAAGGACATGATCCGAATCCAAGTGCATTTATAACTTTTCTACAAGATGGTAAACTAAAAAGAATTGTTGCTAATATCGAAATGATGTCGATTAGTGATGAATTATCTGAGCAAGAATTATCAGATTATATTAAACAGGTGTTGAATTATCAAAAGATGTTAAAGATAAGAGAAAAAGAAGTAGAAGAAAAGGAAGCAGAACGTCAGAAAGATTTTTTAAAAGCTGCAACGATTGCGATGGAAATTATCCAATTAAGGAAATCACTATAA
- a CDS encoding tRNA (adenine(22)-N(1))-methyltransferase, producing the protein MNTEKLSARLAAVAKYIPKGARLADIGSDHAYLPCYAVKEEIVPFAIAGEIADGPFLSAKKQVENEGLTQKISVRKGDGLAVIERGEVDCITIAGMGGTLIINILDHNKEKLQEVQRVILQPNIGARYIRKWFLENGWELITEEILQEDGKVYEILIGEKGNPYKPYEQMLDSGLLLGPFLQVEKNEAFKQKWTNELITWRNVLAQLDKATTETDELLQKKQQLHHYIKLAEEALNK; encoded by the coding sequence TTGAATACAGAAAAACTTTCAGCTAGATTAGCAGCAGTTGCTAAATATATTCCTAAAGGCGCAAGATTGGCTGATATCGGATCTGATCATGCTTATCTTCCTTGCTACGCTGTTAAAGAGGAAATCGTACCATTTGCTATCGCAGGCGAAATTGCTGATGGTCCTTTTTTAAGCGCAAAGAAACAAGTAGAAAATGAAGGCTTAACGCAAAAAATTTCTGTCAGAAAAGGCGATGGATTAGCTGTAATTGAAAGAGGGGAGGTCGACTGTATTACAATTGCCGGAATGGGTGGTACATTAATTATAAATATTCTTGATCATAATAAAGAAAAATTACAGGAAGTTCAGCGAGTCATTTTACAGCCAAATATCGGGGCACGTTATATTCGTAAATGGTTCCTTGAGAATGGCTGGGAGCTCATCACTGAAGAAATTTTACAAGAAGACGGAAAAGTATACGAAATTTTAATAGGAGAAAAAGGGAATCCGTATAAACCATATGAACAAATGCTCGATTCTGGATTGTTACTCGGTCCATTTTTACAAGTTGAAAAAAATGAAGCATTTAAACAAAAATGGACAAATGAATTGATAACTTGGAGAAATGTATTAGCACAGTTAGACAAGGCAACAACCGAAACAGATGAGTTATTACAAAAAAAACAACAGCTTCATCATTATATTAAATTGGCAGAGGAGGCGTTAAACAAATGA
- the recO gene encoding DNA repair protein RecO yields MLQKCEAIVIRTTDYGETNKIVTLYTREWGKVGVMARGAKKPNSRLAAITQYFTYGYFLLQRGKGLGSLQQGEIISSFRSIREDIFLTAYASYVVDLTDKGTEENKPNPYLFELLYQTLNYMNDGYDLDILTNIFEMKKLNTLGLYPSLNECSFCGSTEGNFSFSIREGGFICHRCLTKDPYHLKISPATGKLLRLFYYFDLTRLGSISVKKETKQELKKVITAYYDEYSGLKLKSKKFLDQIEQLRNKL; encoded by the coding sequence GTGCTGCAAAAATGTGAAGCCATCGTCATTAGAACAACCGATTACGGTGAAACAAACAAAATTGTCACTTTATATACACGTGAATGGGGAAAGGTTGGTGTGATGGCAAGAGGGGCGAAAAAGCCGAACAGCCGCCTCGCTGCTATCACCCAGTATTTTACATATGGGTATTTTCTATTACAGCGTGGAAAGGGGTTAGGCAGTTTACAGCAAGGAGAAATAATTTCCTCATTCCGTTCCATTCGGGAAGATATCTTTTTAACAGCATATGCTAGCTATGTTGTTGATCTAACAGATAAAGGTACTGAGGAAAACAAACCTAATCCGTATTTATTTGAATTACTGTATCAAACATTAAATTATATGAACGATGGCTATGATCTAGACATTTTAACAAATATTTTTGAGATGAAAAAGCTAAATACACTGGGACTATATCCATCATTAAATGAATGTAGTTTTTGTGGAAGTACTGAAGGAAACTTTTCCTTTTCTATTCGCGAAGGCGGTTTTATTTGTCATCGCTGTTTAACAAAAGATCCATATCACTTAAAAATTTCTCCTGCTACCGGAAAGCTTTTACGGCTATTTTATTATTTTGATTTGACCCGTCTCGGTTCTATTTCTGTAAAAAAAGAGACGAAACAGGAGCTTAAAAAAGTGATAACTGCTTATTATGATGAGTATTCGGGTTTAAAGCTTAAGTCAAAAAAATTTCTTGACCAAATCGAGCAATTAAGAAATAAATTATAG
- a CDS encoding Nif3-like dinuclear metal center hexameric protein: MKKVNGHEVIQLFEQFSPKKYAMDGDKIGLQIGRLNQQVERVMIALDVLEEVVDEAIEKNVQLIIAHHPLIYRPLQKITFDSSYGKIIEKLIKNDIAVYTAHTNLDVAKGGVNDMLANALGLKNIDLLVPTYENVLKKLVVFVPEQNAAEVRQALGKAGAGAIGNYSNCSFSLLGTGTFLPGENTNPHIGVRGQLETVQEERIETIYPEHLEKRVLAALLKAHPYEEVAYDIYHLENKGEQLGLGRIGSLESELSLKEFCEHVKTAFAVSKVRVVGNLTAKVKKVAVLGGDGNKYYSHAKFKGADVYVTGDMYYHTAHDALMDGLNIVDPGHNVEKVMKQGVTEVLLKLCKEKGYDVTIFPSEIDTDPFQTV, translated from the coding sequence ATGAAGAAAGTGAATGGACATGAAGTGATTCAGCTATTTGAACAATTCTCACCAAAAAAGTACGCAATGGACGGTGATAAAATTGGACTGCAAATTGGCCGTCTCAACCAACAAGTTGAACGAGTGATGATTGCATTAGATGTGTTGGAGGAAGTAGTGGATGAGGCGATAGAAAAAAATGTTCAGCTGATTATTGCACATCATCCGCTCATATATCGTCCTTTACAAAAAATCACTTTCGATTCAAGTTATGGAAAAATAATTGAAAAACTAATAAAAAATGATATTGCTGTTTATACTGCGCACACTAACCTTGATGTGGCAAAAGGCGGCGTTAATGATATGTTAGCTAATGCTCTCGGCCTAAAAAATATTGACCTGCTTGTTCCCACATATGAAAATGTGTTAAAAAAGCTAGTCGTGTTTGTCCCTGAACAAAATGCTGCTGAAGTGCGGCAAGCATTAGGAAAAGCAGGCGCAGGGGCGATTGGCAATTATAGTAATTGCTCATTCTCGTTACTTGGAACAGGCACTTTTTTACCGGGGGAAAATACAAATCCTCATATAGGAGTCCGCGGACAATTAGAAACAGTTCAAGAAGAAAGAATCGAAACAATTTATCCAGAGCATTTGGAAAAGAGAGTATTGGCCGCTTTATTAAAAGCACATCCGTATGAAGAAGTAGCCTATGATATATATCACCTTGAAAATAAAGGAGAGCAACTTGGTCTAGGTAGAATAGGATCATTAGAGAGCGAACTGTCTTTAAAAGAGTTTTGTGAACATGTGAAGACCGCGTTTGCCGTTTCTAAAGTACGTGTTGTCGGTAATTTAACCGCAAAAGTAAAAAAAGTAGCTGTTCTGGGCGGAGACGGGAATAAGTATTACTCACATGCGAAGTTTAAAGGTGCAGACGTCTATGTAACAGGCGACATGTATTATCATACTGCTCATGATGCTTTAATGGACGGATTGAATATTGTTGATCCAGGACATAATGTTGAGAAGGTAATGAAGCAAGGAGTAACAGAAGTACTTTTAAAGCTTTGTAAAGAAAAAGGGTATGATGTTACAATATTCCCATCGGAAATCGATACCGATCCATTTCAAACAGTGTAG
- a CDS encoding helix-turn-helix transcriptional regulator yields the protein MRKIELNKRQEQILQIVKENGPITGEHIADRLNLTRATLRPDLAILTMAGFLDARPRVGYFYTGKTGTQLLTENLKKKKICVKDYQSIPVVVNESVSVYDAICTMFLEDVGTLFVVDGTGILVGVLSRKDLLRASIGNQELTTLPVNIIMTRMPNIAMCQKEDPLIEVADRLIEKQIDAMPVVKETSKGYEVIGRITKTNITKAFVALANDD from the coding sequence GTGAGAAAAATCGAACTTAATAAACGTCAGGAACAAATTTTACAAATCGTTAAAGAAAATGGACCAATAACAGGTGAACATATTGCTGATCGATTGAATTTAACTAGAGCTACTTTACGACCAGATTTAGCGATATTAACAATGGCAGGATTTTTAGACGCAAGACCTCGGGTTGGCTATTTTTATACAGGTAAAACAGGTACACAGCTATTGACAGAGAACTTAAAAAAAAAAAAAATCTGTGTAAAAGATTATCAATCAATTCCAGTTGTTGTAAATGAAAGTGTTTCTGTTTATGATGCGATTTGTACAATGTTCTTAGAAGATGTAGGAACGTTGTTTGTTGTTGATGGGACAGGAATTTTAGTTGGTGTTTTATCACGTAAAGATTTATTGCGAGCTAGTATCGGAAACCAAGAGCTAACGACTCTTCCAGTTAATATCATCATGACGAGAATGCCCAATATTGCAATGTGTCAAAAAGAAGACCCACTAATTGAAGTGGCAGATAGATTAATTGAAAAGCAGATCGATGCGATGCCTGTCGTCAAAGAAACATCAAAAGGGTATGAGGTGATAGGCAGAATTACAAAAACAAATATAACGAAAGCCTTTGTTGCCCTTGCGAATGATGACTAG
- a CDS encoding acyl-CoA dehydrogenase encodes MNFDLTSEQEMIKRTIREFAEEEVAPGALERDKTKQFPKEIFKKLAEMGIMGLPFSEEYGGGGADTVSFAIVTEELSRACGSTGITYSAHISLGGAPIHLFGTKEQKEKYLVPICTGESFGAFGLTEPNAGSDAGGTRTTAVENDDEFIINGNKCFITNASYAKFVSLTAVTNERDGRKEISAIIVPTDTEGFTVIDNYEKMGLHSSNTTELVLEDVHVPTENLLGKRGEGFKQFLVTLDGGRIGIGAMAVGIAQAAYEKALQYAKERKQFGRSLSHFQAIQFKLADMAMKIELARNMVYKAAWLKDQGRPFSKEAAMCKLYASEICMEVTDQAVQIHGGYGYMKDYHVERYMRDGKLLEIGEGTSEVQRLVIARQIGCK; translated from the coding sequence ATGAATTTTGATTTAACATCAGAACAAGAAATGATTAAAAGAACAATTCGAGAATTTGCTGAAGAGGAAGTCGCTCCTGGAGCTTTAGAAAGGGATAAGACAAAACAATTCCCTAAAGAAATATTTAAAAAATTAGCTGAAATGGGTATTATGGGTTTACCTTTTTCTGAAGAATATGGAGGAGGCGGTGCTGATACGGTAAGCTTTGCTATCGTAACTGAAGAATTAAGCCGTGCTTGTGGATCAACAGGAATTACGTACTCTGCCCATATTTCTCTTGGTGGTGCCCCCATCCATTTATTCGGAACAAAAGAGCAGAAGGAAAAATATCTTGTTCCAATTTGTACTGGTGAATCTTTCGGTGCTTTTGGGTTAACTGAGCCGAATGCAGGTTCAGATGCTGGGGGGACAAGAACGACCGCCGTTGAAAATGACGATGAGTTTATAATTAATGGAAATAAATGTTTTATAACGAATGCAAGCTATGCAAAGTTTGTTTCTTTAACGGCTGTGACAAATGAAAGGGATGGTCGCAAGGAAATAAGCGCTATAATTGTCCCAACAGATACCGAAGGTTTTACAGTCATTGATAATTATGAAAAAATGGGTTTACATTCATCAAATACAACTGAGCTTGTTTTAGAAGATGTTCATGTTCCAACAGAAAACTTACTTGGCAAGCGAGGTGAAGGCTTCAAACAATTTCTCGTAACACTTGATGGCGGAAGAATTGGAATCGGTGCAATGGCTGTAGGAATAGCACAGGCAGCGTATGAGAAAGCTCTCCAATATGCGAAAGAGCGAAAACAGTTTGGGAGATCGTTGTCTCACTTCCAAGCAATCCAATTTAAGCTTGCCGATATGGCAATGAAAATTGAACTTGCTCGGAATATGGTCTATAAGGCAGCATGGTTAAAAGATCAAGGCAGGCCGTTTTCAAAAGAGGCTGCAATGTGTAAATTATACGCATCTGAGATTTGTATGGAAGTAACTGATCAAGCTGTGCAAATTCATGGCGGATACGGATATATGAAAGATTATCATGTTGAGCGGTATATGCGTGATGGAAAGCTCTTAGAAATTGGCGAAGGTACTTCAGAAGTTCAGCGACTCGTTATTGCAAGACAAATTGGCTGTAAGTAA
- a CDS encoding YaiI/YqxD family protein, which produces MNEHDIPTLFVDADACPVKAEIVEIGKLFTVEIIFVASYAHMINDTFTQNWVYVDNRKEEVDLYILNHVSHGDIVVTHDIGLASSLLVKEVHVLSPRGMLFEEKFISTALHMRYLAAKARRNGIYGKGPKRFNLQDRKRFKEQLIKILSEKEGF; this is translated from the coding sequence ATAAATGAACATGACATTCCGACTTTATTTGTTGATGCAGATGCTTGTCCAGTTAAAGCGGAAATTGTCGAAATTGGGAAATTATTTACAGTTGAAATCATCTTCGTAGCATCATATGCCCACATGATAAATGATACATTTACACAAAATTGGGTGTATGTAGACAATAGAAAAGAGGAAGTTGATCTATATATTTTAAATCATGTTAGTCATGGTGATATTGTCGTAACACACGATATTGGTCTTGCATCTTCTCTTCTTGTGAAAGAAGTTCATGTGCTATCCCCAAGGGGAATGTTATTTGAGGAAAAATTCATCTCTACAGCGCTACATATGCGTTATTTAGCTGCTAAGGCACGACGAAATGGTATTTATGGTAAAGGCCCAAAACGTTTTAATTTACAAGATAGAAAAAGATTTAAAGAACAATTAATAAAAATTTTGTCGGAAAAAGAAGGATTTTAA
- a CDS encoding pyruvate, water dikinase regulatory protein, with protein MPIIYVVSDSVGETAELVTKAAVSQFNGSGITIKRFPYVEDKSDIAEVISLAKLDHAMIAYTLVKPEMRNYIRELAEKETIEVCDLIGPLMDKIQQVCGKTPLYEPGLVRKLDAHYFKKIEAIEFAVKYDDGRDPRGILKADIVLVGVSRTSKTPLSQYLAHKRYKVANVPLVPEVDPPEELFLVQAKKCIGLKISPDKLNHIRRERLKSLGLNDQAIYANIERIKKELHYFEQVVSKIGCPVIDVTNKAVEETASMIMNLVDKNK; from the coding sequence ATGCCAATCATATATGTTGTTTCTGACTCTGTTGGAGAGACAGCGGAACTTGTAACAAAAGCAGCAGTTAGTCAATTTAATGGCTCGGGCATTACAATTAAGCGTTTTCCGTACGTTGAAGATAAATCAGATATTGCTGAAGTGATTTCTTTAGCAAAATTAGATCATGCAATGATTGCTTATACACTTGTAAAGCCAGAGATGCGCAACTATATACGAGAGTTAGCGGAAAAGGAAACGATTGAAGTATGTGATTTAATTGGACCATTAATGGATAAAATCCAGCAAGTATGTGGGAAAACACCACTATATGAACCAGGACTTGTTCGAAAGCTCGATGCTCATTATTTTAAAAAAATTGAAGCGATTGAGTTTGCAGTTAAATATGATGATGGTAGAGACCCAAGGGGGATTTTAAAAGCAGATATTGTTCTTGTTGGGGTATCGAGAACATCGAAAACACCACTTTCCCAATATTTGGCTCATAAGCGGTATAAAGTCGCAAATGTTCCGCTTGTTCCAGAAGTAGATCCTCCTGAAGAATTATTCCTAGTCCAAGCGAAAAAGTGTATTGGATTAAAAATTAGTCCTGATAAGCTTAATCATATTCGACGTGAGCGGTTAAAATCATTAGGCTTAAATGATCAAGCAATTTATGCAAATATTGAACGAATAAAAAAAGAATTACATTATTTTGAGCAAGTTGTTTCAAAAATCGGATGTCCTGTTATTGATGTAACAAATAAGGCTGTCGAAGAAACAGCAAGTATGATTATGAATCTTGTTGATAAAAATAAATAG
- the cccA gene encoding cytochrome c550: MNRNPVIPYVWIMVLGIGLMIGLGFKGLGDAEQLAKELEGGEEAEKTEEVADAGPEDIYSAKCLSCHGDQKQGGVGPALTNISLSEEEVADVLTNGRGTMPGGLVPPEQVDAMAKWLLGQE, from the coding sequence ATGAATCGCAACCCAGTTATTCCATACGTATGGATCATGGTTTTAGGAATTGGACTTATGATTGGACTAGGTTTTAAAGGTTTAGGAGACGCTGAGCAGCTTGCCAAGGAATTAGAAGGCGGTGAAGAAGCTGAGAAAACAGAAGAGGTAGCTGATGCAGGACCAGAAGATATCTACTCAGCAAAATGTCTTTCATGTCATGGAGATCAAAAGCAAGGCGGAGTTGGTCCTGCTTTAACAAACATATCTCTGTCTGAAGAGGAAGTTGCAGATGTTCTGACAAATGGAAGAGGAACAATGCCAGGTGGTTTAGTACCACCCGAGCAAGTTGATGCAATGGCAAAATGGTTACTTGGGCAAGAATAA
- the glyQ gene encoding glycine--tRNA ligase subunit alpha, with protein MNIQEMILMLQKHWSTEGCILMQAYDVEKGAGTMSPYTFLRAIGPEPWNVAYVEPSRRPADGRYGENPNRLYQHHQFQVIMKPSPDNIQELYLDSLKALGINPLEHDIRFVEDNWENPSLGCAGLGWEVWLDGMEITQFTYFQQVGGLDCKPVSVEITYGIERLASYIQEKENVFDLEWTNGFTVRDIFLQPEYEHSKYTFETSDPEMLFHLFNIYEKEAHRQMDEGLVHPAYDYVLKCSHTFNLLDARGAISVTERTGYLARCRSLARKIAKTFYEEREKLGFPMLKKKEELENE; from the coding sequence ATGAATATACAAGAAATGATTTTAATGCTTCAAAAGCATTGGTCTACCGAAGGCTGCATATTAATGCAGGCATATGATGTTGAAAAAGGAGCAGGTACAATGAGCCCTTATACGTTTTTAAGAGCAATTGGCCCTGAACCATGGAATGTTGCGTACGTTGAACCATCGCGTCGTCCAGCTGATGGACGCTACGGAGAAAATCCAAATCGCCTTTACCAGCACCATCAATTTCAAGTCATTATGAAGCCATCTCCTGATAATATTCAAGAGTTGTATCTTGATTCACTTAAAGCTTTGGGGATTAACCCGCTTGAGCATGATATTCGATTTGTTGAAGATAACTGGGAAAACCCATCATTAGGTTGTGCTGGATTGGGGTGGGAAGTGTGGCTTGATGGCATGGAAATTACCCAATTTACTTATTTTCAACAAGTAGGTGGATTAGATTGTAAACCTGTCTCCGTTGAAATTACTTATGGAATTGAACGACTTGCATCATACATTCAAGAAAAAGAAAATGTATTTGATTTAGAATGGACGAACGGATTTACAGTTCGGGATATATTTCTTCAGCCTGAATATGAACATTCAAAATATACATTTGAAACATCAGATCCTGAAATGTTATTTCACTTATTTAATATTTATGAAAAAGAAGCTCATCGCCAAATGGATGAGGGATTAGTTCATCCAGCGTACGACTATGTATTAAAGTGCTCACATACTTTTAATCTTTTAGATGCACGGGGGGCGATTTCCGTTACTGAACGAACAGGCTATCTTGCAAGATGCCGGAGCTTAGCTAGAAAAATAGCGAAGACATTCTATGAAGAACGAGAAAAGCTTGGTTTTCCAATGTTAAAGAAAAAGGAGGAACTGGAAAATGAATAA